From Solanum stenotomum isolate F172 chromosome 2, ASM1918654v1, whole genome shotgun sequence:
TCCCATAAATAGATACTTTTGGTAACAATCTTTGCTGAGGTGCAATCAGAATTTTAAGTCTATATGTAACTACCATAAATAATCGTTaatccaattaattaaattttaaaatatatatccaTAAATGTATAGTCCATGTTATAATCAGTGTATAACTATATGAAATCAACGAGAAAATCTATGCAGGATTATTTTAtgcaaactaaaaaataaaataactaatactATATGAATAACCCATCTTGCATAACTAATATCTATataaaatgatacataaatttccTCGTTACTAGTTCTAATATTATAATATCTATCTAACTTTTACCGTCTATCAAGCGATCCCTCAATgcatactaaataaaatataatacacATATATAGTTTGTGTTAAGACAAGTAGTACATTTACACTATCCATCCCATGACTAGTACTAGTAGACGACAGTACatttatactttaaaaatagTATAGTAGTATGTTTTTTGCCTAATGGATTTTGGCCCCCCAAANtgtcctttcttgatttgtcaaaatgaacaactaaatagggacaaccaaaaaaggaaatatgaacaagtaaatagggacggagggagtagtatagTAGTATGTTTTTTGCCTATGGATTTTGGCCCCCCAAAATAAAACTGCTATAAAAACCTTGGATTTTGTTCTGTCAGTGTACTTTTCCTGAAATTAGCACCTTATACCTGctcatatatatatgtatataaaataaaaatatatatataccccACTTAAATTTGCCCAAAGAAATAAAATCAATCTCCTTCTCATATCCAccataaaaagtaaaataatacaGATTGATGCACATAACATTTCGCGTTTCACAAATTCGAGAAAGGGCCACCACATCCCCATCAAAAGCTCATCACTATAATTGCCACACAACAGACATTTTAGCCTACAAACTCTTCTTTCTTCACATATaaccttatcttttttttttctttcttcaaacaAAGAACATCAAatcttgaagaaaaataaaaacacccAATATTAGATCttagtataaattttattttattactttcttttaacattttttttaaagtcatgGATAATATGAGAGTTGGAGAACAAGAATTGAAGCAGAGCAATAAAGAAAACCAGAAAACAGAGCCACCACAGTCCGGCGGTGGTGCTGCGGTGTCACCACCGTCAGCTTCATCATCTCCGGCGCATGAGTTCTCCTTCACAATTTCACTTCACCCAACAAATTCCACAAAAGCCCTTGAAAGTAAAACCAAACAAAATCTGAATCCGAACTTGAACCCGAACCCGAATCAGAACCTATCCGCCATTGATTTAACTCCAGCTGATGAAATTTTCTTCCATGGCCATTTActtcctcttcatcttctttcccATCTTCCTGTTTCGCCTCGCTCTTCAACAAATTCCATTGACAGTCCAATCCCCATTAGTAAATCAGaacaaaaaatccaaaaatccaTTAATCAGttagatgatgatgatgatgataattctTATTATGATTTAAACCATAGTTTTCATCATCATCCCGAAACAACAAATTCATTTAACATACCCAAAGATCAaaaacccaaatccaaatcttttTCCATATTTGGATTACCCAAACGAAAAAAAGGCGAAAAGGATGAGAAAGAAAAACAGAGGAAGCTGAAATTCGATGTAAGTCAAGTTTTGAAAAGGTATATGAGAATGGTGAGACCATTTTTATCATTTGGAAGcagaaaaaatatgcaattTCATAGACAAAGTTATTCATATTCTGGGAATTTGAGTTTTCGAGGAAAGAAtactagtaatagtaataataatagtagtaaAGGAATAAAGAGAGGTGCATATTCAGCTCCAGTTTCTATGAAGAATTCACCAACAAATAGTGGATTACTTGTAGCAACACCTGGAGGTAATTATGGtaattcatcatcttcttcaagTAGTGATAGTACTATGGAAGAATTACAATCTGCTATTCAAGCTGCAATTGCTCATTGCAAGAAATCTAGTTCTTCAATGGAAgacaagaaaatcaagatttCATCATCATGAAGTAAAAAGGGCATCTCGGTACACTACAGCTCCCGCTATGTGCGGGATTCAGGAAAGTATTGAACCAAAAGGGTCTATCGGCATTTCTGCGAGAGGTTATTTTCATGGTTTGAACCTGCAACCTCCTGATCACGTGAATTTGATCATTTTTATCCTCTTTGGTACT
This genomic window contains:
- the LOC125855474 gene encoding BRI1 kinase inhibitor 1-like, producing the protein MDNMRVGEQELKQSNKENQKTEPPQSGGGAAVSPPSASSSPAHEFSFTISLHPTNSTKALESKTKQNLNPNLNPNPNQNLSAIDLTPADEIFFHGHLLPLHLLSHLPVSPRSSTNSIDSPIPISKSEQKIQKSINQLDDDDDDNSYYDLNHSFHHHPETTNSFNIPKDQKPKSKSFSIFGLPKRKKGEKDEKEKQRKLKFDVSQVLKRYMRMVRPFLSFGSRKNMQFHRQSYSYSGNLSFRGKNTSNSNNNSSKGIKRGAYSAPVSMKNSPTNSGLLVATPGGNYGNSSSSSSSDSTMEELQSAIQAAIAHCKKSSSSMEDKKIKISSS